The Streptomyces laurentii region GCTGGACCGTACGGGCCGGATGCTGGCCCTCGACCGGCGCCTGGACGGCGGGCCGGTGAAGACGGTCACGGTCGACCTGGAGCGTGGCGGCGAGGTCACGCCCCTCCTGGAGATCACCCCGGACAGCAACGACCGGCTGCTGCTCGCGGACGCCGACAGCGGCCTGCTCGTGCTGCGTTCCGACGCGCCGTCGCCGGGCCACGACCGGCTGGCCTGGGGCGTGCTGGGCAGCGCGCTGCCGGTGCGCTTCCCGGAGTGCCTGCGGCTCGACGACGCGGCGGTGACGCCGTTCGCGGTGCAGCCGGGGCAGGTACTGCTGCCGGAGGACTGCGGGGTCGCGCTGCGGATCGACGCGGCGGCGGGCAGCTGGGTCGGCCTGTGGCGGCCGCGCGAGCGGCGGATGCTGCACGCGGCCGTCCCGCCGGGCTGGCTGGCCGGGGCGGGCCTGTGGACGGCCGGCGGGGTGCTGCGGCTGCCGTACGTGACGGACGACACGCCCTGTGGTGTCGCGGCTCTGGCGGAGCCCGCCGGTCCCGCCGTACCGGCACCGTCGCCCGAGGCCGACGCGTACCGGTACCCGGGCGCGGGGCGGCGGACGGTCCCGGTCCCGGAGCCGGGCGGGGCACGGGAGTCGGGCGCGGAGACGGTCTCGGGAACGGGCCCGGGAGGCGGTGCGCGGCGGGCGCCGGAGCCGGGGTCCGGGGGCGGCGAAACGAAGGCATGTCGTCCGGTTCCACTCCGCGATGCGCCGCTGACGGACCGCGAACCCGCTGGCTAGACTCACGGGCCGCACCAGCAAGAGCGACGCATACGGGGTGAGTTCCACCATGAGCAACACGGACGCGCAGGAGCCGAACGGCTCGGGCAAGCACCGCGGCCCGGCCGCACCGACCGAGGACTCCTCGTCCTCGGCGAACGGCCGTCACCGGCGCGAGCCCGAGACGCAGTAGACACCATCGGCGGCCCCCCGCGACCAGGGGGAGAGGGGCCCCGGGACCGGTCACACGACCGGTCCCGGGGCCCCTCTCGTCGTACGGTCGCCCGCGTACGGTCGCGGTCGGCCCTTCCAGACGCGGTCGGCCCTTCCGGACGTGGTCAGCCCTTCTTGAGGCCCAGCACCTCCGCCGCCGCGAAGGTCTCCCCCGCCGGCCGGTCCGCGTAGTGCGGGGTGAGCAGCCCGTCCAGCTCCTCGTAGCTGAAGACGTCCTTGGCCGTGTCGAACTTGGCCGCCACCCGGGGCCGGTCGACGATCGCGACCATCCCGCCGTGGACGACGAACAGCTGTCCGTTGACCCGGGCCGCGGCCGGCGCGGCGAGGTAGCCGACGAGCGGCGCCACGTGCTCCGGCGCCAGCGGGTCCAGCTCGTCCGCGGACGCCGGCTCGGCGAACCCGGCGAAGACGTCCTCGGTCATCCGGGTGCGGGCCCGCGGGCAGATGGCGTTGACGGTGACGCCGTACTTGGCGAGGGCGAGCGCCGAGGAGGTGGTGAGGCCGACGATGCCGCCCTTGGCCGCCGCGTAGTTGGGCTGCCCGGCCGAGCCGGCCAGGTACGCCTCCGAGGACGTGTTGACGATCCGGCCGAAGACCCCGCTCTCGCCCGCCTTGGCGCGCTCGCGCCAGTGCGCGGCGGCGAAACGGGTGGTGTTGAAGTGGCCCTTGAGGTGGACCCGGACGACCGAGTCCCACTCGTCCTCGCCCATCGAGAAGACCATCCGGTCGCGCAGGATGCCCGCGTTGTTGACCAGGACGTCCAGCTTGCCGAACTCGCTCACGGCCAGGCCGACCAGGGCGCGCGCGGTCTCGAAGTCGGCGACGTCGCCGAGGTGGGCGACGGCCCGGCCGCCCGCCGCGCGGATCTCGGCGACGACCTCCTCGGCGGGGGCGGCTGACGCCGCGCCGGAGCCGTCGCGGCCGGGCTGGCCGTAGTCGTTGACGACGACGGCCGCGCCGAGCCGGGCCAGTTCGAGCGCCTCGGCCCGGCCGAGGCCGCGGCCGGCGCCGGTGACGATCGCGCTCAGCCCCGCCAGCGGCTGAGCCGCCGGTGACGGGGACACACGGGGCAGTGACATGGTTCGCGTCCTCTCCGGTGAAGCCTCTGAAGCCTCGGATCCGCTGGGGATCCCGTGAGCGACAACGCGTGGGCCGTCGCTTCGGATACTGGTTCGGGCACTTCCGGCACCGGTTCACGCGCTGCTTCGGGCACTCCTCGGAGGCCTCCGGGGCGGGTCCTCCCGCCCCGGACGCCGTCGTGAGCGCTGTTCCGGGTGCCGGTCGCCTCAGAGCTCGATGCAGGTCCGCAGCGCCGCGCCCGTCCGCATCTGCTCCAGCGCCTCGTTGATGCCGCTCAGCGGCACCCGGTGGGTGATCAGCGACGCGAGGTCGATCCGGCCGGCCCGCCAGAGCGCGATGGCCCGTTCGTACGAGCGGAGCACGTCCCCGCCCCCGTACATCGACGGCAGGATCCGCTTCTCGTCGAAGAACAGCTCGAACATGTTGAGCTGGAGGAAGTCGTCGAGGGCGCCCGCGCCGACGACGCACAGGGTGCCGCCGCGCCGGGTGGTGTCGTAGGCGGTGCGCGCGGTGGCGGACTTGCCGACGACCTCGAAGACGTAGTCGAAGCCCTCGCCGCCGGTCACGCGCTGCTTGGCGTCGGCGAGCGCGTCCGGGGCGACGGCCTCGGTGGCGCCGAATCCGAGGGCGGCCTCGCGGCGCGACTCGACCGGGTCGACGGCCACGATCTGCGCGGCGCCCTGGAGCCGGGCGCCCTGGATGGCGGAGATGCCGACGCCGCCGCAGCCGATGACGGCGACCGACGAACCGGCCGCCACCTTCGCGGTGTTGATGGCCGCGCCGAGTCCGGTGGTCACGCCGCAGCCGATGAGCGCGGCGATGTCGTACGGCACGTCGTCGGGGATCGGCACGGCGCAGCGCGCGTCGACGACGACCTCCTCGGCGAACGTCCCGGTCCCGGCGAAGCCGAAGACTTCACCCGCACCGCCATCGGAACCGCCGCCCGCGCGACGGAAGTTGGGGGTGCCGGCGTTCATGAACCCGGCCAGGCAGAGCTGGGTCTGCCCGCGCCTGCAGGCGGGGCAGCTCCCGCACGCGGGCAGCCAGCACAGCAGCACCCGCTGCCCCACGGCGAGACCCGTGACGCCGTCGCCGACGTCGAGGATCTCCCCGGCGCCCTCGTGGCCGGGCACGAACGGCGCCGGCTGCGGCAGGACGCCGCTCATCGCGGAGACATCGGAGTGGCACAGGCCGGTGGCCCGGATCCGGATCCGCACCTTGCCGGGTCCGAACCCCACCGCCTCGACGTCGTCGAGGACTTCGAGTTTGTCCTGGCCGATCTCGTGCAGTACGGCTGCGCGCATGGTGCGGCTCCCATCAGCTGACTCGGGTCCGAGGCGGGGCGGGGCGGTTCGGGGTGCGGAGACGGCCGGCCCTCAGGAGGGGTCGGCGACGGTCACGACGGTGTCGGCGAGTACGGGGGCGTCGTCGCGTTCCACGGCGGTGACCGTGACCTGCACGCGGCCGCTGTCGCCGCCGTCCCCCTCCGTGAGACGCCACATCCGGATCCGGAGGGTCTCGCCGGGGAAGACGATTCCGGCGAAGCGGGTGCGGTAGCCGCGCACGCGGGTGACATCGCCGCCGAGAAGGGTGTCGACGACCGCCTTGAGGGTCATGCCGTACGAGCACAGGCCGTGCAGGATCGGCCGGTCGAAGCCCGCGAGCTTGGCGAACTCGGGGTCGGCGTGCAGCGGGTTCCAGTCGCCGGACAGCCGGTAGAGCAGGGCCTGGTCCTCACGGACGGGCCGCTCGACGGTGGCGTCGGGCGCCCGGTCGGGCACGGCGAGGCGCTCGGAGGGACCGCGGTCGCCGCCCCAGCCGCCCTCGCCGCGGACGAAGATCTGGGCGTCGCTGGTCCACAGCGGCCCGTCGGCGTCGGCGGCCTCGGAGCGCAGCACCAGGACGGCGGCCTTGCCCTTGTCGTACACGGCGGCGACCCGGGAGGTGGAGACGGCCCGGCCGGCGACGGGCAGCGGCCGGTGCAGGGTGATCGACTGGCCGCCGTGCAGCACGGCGGCGAGGTCGATGTCGATGCCCGGGGCGCCCAGACCGCCGACGACGCCCATGCCGGCGCCCGCGACGGTGGCGAAGCTGGGCAGGACGTGCAGCCGGGACTCCAGGGTGTAGCGCAGCTCGTCGGGGTCGGTCGCGGGCGCGCCCGCGCCGAGGCCGAGGTGGTAGAGCTGGACGTCCTTGTGGTCCCAGGCGATCTCCGCGCTGCGGGGTTCGGCGGCGACGGCCTTGGCGGCGTCAATGGGCATCGGCTTGCTGCTCCTTGTGGCGGTTGGAGACCTCGGCGCGGCCGTCCGCACCGTCGACCACGCCGAGGCCGTGCGGGAGCCGGTCCGGACCGCGTTCGTCGGTTCGTTCGTGTTCTAGAACGCGTTCTAGAGCGGCGATCCCCATGTATAGCGGAGGGAGTTGACGAGGGGAACCCTCCTGACGGTACGTCAGATATCCGTATCCGTACGGGCGACGGCCCGATCCGAGCCCCGCGTCGGCGGCCTCGACCGGGCCGGCCGAGACCCAGGACATTTGTCACGGCCAGGTCCGTACACCAGAGCCTGCCCGGGTCCTCCCCCGCTCCGTAGCGTCATACCCATGACGAACGAACAAGCGTCCAGCACCCCCGCCGCCCAGGCCGCCACCCGCGCCGCCGACGCCGTCGACGGCACCGCGGTCGCCTTCGCCGCCGTCACCAAGACCTTCGGCCACGTCCGCGCCGTGGACGGCATCGACCTCCGCATCCGCCGCGGCGAGACCGTCGCCCTGCTCGGCCGCAACGGCGCCGGCAAGTCCACCACCATCAACCTGCTCCTCGGCCTCGACACACCCGACAGCGGCCGGGTCCGCCTCTTCGACGGCACCCCCGAGCGCGCGGTCGGCGCCGGCCGGGTGGGCGCCATGCTCCAGGACGGCCGTCCGGTCCCCCGGGTCACCATCCGCGAGCTGGTCGACTTTGTCGCCCGCACCTACCCGAGGCCGCTGCCCGTCGACGAGGCCCTGGCCCTGGCCGGTCTCACCGACCTGGCCGGCCGCCGCGCCGACCGGCTCTCCGGCGGCCAGGCCCAGCGCGTGCGCTTCGCCGTCGCGCTGGCCGGCAACCCGGAGCTGATCGTCCTCGACGAGCCGACCGCCGCCCTCGACGTCGAGGCCCGCGAGGCCTTCTGGGACTCGATGCGCGGCTACGCCCGGCGCGGCAACACGGTCCTCTTCTCCACCCACTACCTGGAGGAGGCCGACACCCACGCCGACCGCATCGTCGTGGTCGACTCCGGCCGGATCCTCGCCGACGGCACCGCGGACGAACTGAAGCGCGCCGCCGGCGGCACCACGGTCTCCTTCGACCTGGCCGGCGGCTCCTCCGAGGGCCTGGCGGCGCTGCCCGGCGTCACCTCCGTCGAGATCCGCGGCGACCGCGCCCACGTCCGCAGCGACGACTCCGACGCGACCGTCCGCGCCCTCGCCGAGCGTGACGCCGTACGCCGCCTCCAGGTCGCCCCGGTCTCCCTGAACGAGGCCTTCCTCACCCTCACCCGCGCGTCCGCGGCCCGCACCGCCCAGGACGCCCACTCCCTGGAGATGTCCCGATGATCACCGCGTATGTCCGCCTCGAAGTCCGCCGCACCCTGCGCGACGTCGGTTTCGTGATCTCCTCGATCGGCGTCCCCGTCATGATGTACCTCCTCTTCACCAACCTCGGCGGCCAGAACGACCCCGCCTTCAAGTCCGCCGCGATGATCGGCATGGCGGCGTACGGCGCGCTGGGCGCCGCCCTGTCGCTGGGCACCGGCGTCGCCGAGGACAAGTCCACCGGCTGGCTGCGCCAGCTGCGCGTCACCCCGATGAGCCCGCGCCAGGTGGTCGTCGGCCGGGCCCTGACCGGCAGCGTCATCGTCCTGCCGGCCATCACCGCCGTCCTGCTCGCGGGCGCCACGGTCAACGGCGTACGGCTCGACAGCTGGCAGTGGGCCGTCGTGGCCCTCACCCTGTGGGCGGGTTCGCTGCCCTTCACCCTCCTCGGGCTCGGCAACGGCTACCGGCTCTCCAGCCAGGCGGCCGGCGCCGTCAACGTGGCCTGCAACCTGGGCCTCGCGGTCGTCGGCGGCCTGTGGTTCCCGATCGACCTGTTCCCCGGCTGGCTGCGCTCCCTCTCCGACTACACGCCGACCAACCGCTTCGCCGAACTGGGCCGCGCGGTCACCGAGGGCACGGCGCCCGGCATCGCCACGATCACGATCCTGGTGGCGTGGGCCGCGCTGTTCGGCCTGTACGCGGCGGTCTCGTACCGTCGTTCCGCACGGACGGTCTGACGAGGACCAGCGGACGAGGGGCGAGGGATACCGATGGCGAAAGGTGAATTCCGACGACGCCGCGCCGAGAGCAGGCGCGGCGGCCGTCCGACCGGACTCAGCCTGATCCCCTGGCTGCTGCTCGGCCTGGGCGCGCTGTCCCACCTCATCTCGGGCAACGCCCCGAACCCCTGGATCGGCGGCCTCGGGCTGCTGACCTTCAACACCCTCTACATCGCGGTCGTCATCCGCGCCTTCCACCCGCGCACCCGCGAGACCCCGCTCACCTGGGGACTGCTCATCGCGCTCGGCGCCGTCACCTTCGGGCTGACCATCGGGTACGGGGAGTCCTGGCTGCTGCTCTTCCCGCTGCTCGGCCTCGCGGTCGGAGCGGTCACGCGGCGCGGCCGGATGCTGCGGCTGATCACCATCCCGCTGACCGCGGCCGTGGCAGCGGTGACGTTCATCAAGGCGAGCTGGGACTCGTTCGGGGTGGTGTACGGGACCTTCATCTCGATCATGGTGACGGCGACGATCCTCGCCCTGGACCAGACGGTGAACGAACTGCGCGAGACCCGCGAGGAACTCGCCCGCGCGGCCGTCGAGAAGGAACGCCTGCGCTTCTCCCGCGACCTGCACGACCTGCTGGGCCACACCCTGTCCGTGATCGTCGTGAAGTCGGAGGCGGCGCGGCGGCTCGCGCCCCGCGACCTGGACGCGGCGCTGGCGCAGATCACGGACATCGAGTCGGTCGGCCGGCAGGCGCTGACGGAGATCCGGGAGGCGGTCACCGGCTACCGCGAGGGCAGCCTGACCACCGAACTCGACCGCGCCCGCGACGCGTTGTCCTCGGCCGGCATCGAGCCGGTGGTCCGCCAGTCCGGCCCGCCGCTGGAGCCGCAGACGGAGGCGCTGCTGGGCTGGGTGGTCCGCGAGTCGGCCACCAACGCCGTACGCCACAGCGGCGCGACCCGCTGCGAGATCGAGATCGGTGGCGGCCCGGAACGGGTCCGCCTGACCGTCACCGACAACGGAACCGGTGCCGGATCCGCTGGTACCGCTGCGGGCACATCCGGCAGCGGCCTGAAGGGCCTCCACGAACGCCTCGCCGCCGCCGGCGGCACCTTCACCTCGGGCCCCCTCCCCCAGGGCGGCTTCCGCGTGACGGCGGAACTCCCGGTGGAACCGGCGGAGGCGGAACCCGAGGACGGCGGCGACCACCCGTAGACCGGTGACCGGCAACCGAGCGGCGGGCGGCTTGCCGGGCGCCGTGCCGCCCTCGCCCTACCCTGGTGCCCGTGAACGAGATGCCGCAGGACCAGCGCCCCGCCCGGTGTACGAGAGTCCTCCTCGCCGAGGACCAGGGCATGATGCGCGGCGCGCTCGCGCTGCTGCTCGGGATGGAGCCGGACATCGAGGTCGTCGCCCAGGTAGGACGAGGCGACCAGATCGTGGAGGCGGCGCTGACGGCGCGGCCGGACGTCGCCCTGCTGGACATCGAGCTGCCGGGCCGCTCCGGCCTCGACGCGGCGGCGGACCTGCGGGACGAGGTGCCCGACTGCCGGGTCCTCATCCTCACGACGTTCGGCCGGCCCGGCTATCTGCGCCGCGCGATGGAGGCGGGTGCGGTCGGCTTCCTGGTGAAGGACGGCCCGGTCGAGGACCTGGCCGAGGCGATCCGCAAGGCCCTGCGCGGCGAGACGGTCATCGACCCGGCCCTCGCCGCGGCCGCCCTCAGCGCGGGCCCCAACCCCCTGACCGCCCGCGAACGCGACGCCCTCGGCGCCTCCGTCGACGGCGCGACGATCGCGGACATCGCGACGAAGCTCCACCTCTCGGAGTCGACGGTCCGCAACTACCTCTCCTCCGCCATCGGCAAGACGGGCACCCGCAACCGCATGGAAGCGGTCCGCGCCGCCCGCCAGCAGGGCTGGCTCTGATTCACCAACGGGGACATCAGCCAGCCGATGGCATCTGAGGCAATCAAAACGCCCGCCGGCGGCGCATCCGCTGCACGAACGCTGGAGGGGTCAGTTCTGGCAACACATGCTGCTGCACATCTCCTCTTCCCACTGCTAATCCGCTGGAGCGTGGGCGATGTAGCCGGTCAGGCTTTACCCGTTCCAGCTCCGTCCGGACTGGTTCGCTAGGTAGGACCGACCGGTTCTCAGCTTCCAGCCTTTACGCTTCGCGGGCTCGTCCACCTCACTGGGTGATGCCGGAGTGACACCATGCCACTCCAGCCACAAGTATGCGAGATATGCCTTGCTCTGACTCGGGTCGACTGCGAACGTGAGCTTCGCCGCCGACCCGTGCATGCCCTTCCCCTGGCAGAGCAAGAAGCCTGACAGGCCGCAAAAGTCCGCCAGCAGGTTTCCAACTGCTGGCGGACCCTGGACGGACTCACCGACTTCGCCGTCAGTTGGTCACCTGTCCACCGCGCCAAGCACGGCCTCGACCATCTCGCCGCCCTCATCTAGCTCTTCACTTGGCTGTCTCTAGCTCCCCAGAGGGGCTTGACCACCCGCAGCAGCAGATCACTCGTAGCGGGCGAAGTTCGGCACGCCCTCGACCGATGCCGGATCGTCGATCGACCATGTCGGTGCACCTTCAGGTGCGCGAACCCGCGAGACAGAGATGCCGTGTAGACACTTGCCGCACCACAACAGTACGTACCCGATCCGGCTTTCGTGCTTGACGATGTACCTAACCTCAAGCTGGTCCTGGCCGCAATCCGGGCACGAGACCAGCCCCACCTCACTCTGCCGGTCGGCAACCCGACCCAGCACCCTCAGCCATGCCGCACGGTCAGCCATCAATCCTACCTCTCGTTGTAGAAGTTCCAGAATTGATCCTCCGAGCCGTAGGCGGCCCGTTCCCAAGCGCGCTCCTGCTCAAGCGAGGATGGGGGCCCGTACAGTCGGCTCTGCATGACATGCATCCGCTCGTGACCGAGCGTTCGGACAAGATTCTCTGTGGAGGAAAAGGCGTCAGGGTACAGCGTGATGAGCGTCCCATCCGGCAGCGTGTGGCCGTACAGATTACGCCCGACCAAGTCCGCGTCACGATTGATCTTAACCTTCACACCGCCAAGGTCTACTCCAGCGTCCCGGGCCACTTGGTTGACCACACGTTTCTGCATGGCAACTGGGAGGCCCGAGAAGGCTCCTACGTTCGAAGTTCGCCGTGCCAGTGGCGAAGCACTGAGTGCGGAGGCAGCGCTCCCGACCCGAGAGGCGCCGAGCGGGGGGACGACGGTCGAGGCAAGGACCCCAGCACTCGCAGCATCTGCGAACCGGGCGGAATTCACATCGATTCCATTCGATGCAAATTCCTCACGGATCGCATCACTTGCGCAATCCACCTCACCAAAGAGCTGGAACAGGCCGCATGCACCAGTCAGAACATCAACAGCTGCCGTAACAAGCCCCGCCCCAAAGTCACTCCAATCGCCCTTCGGCCCAGGGTGCAGGGGAATGGCGGTCGGCACCCCTGTCGGGTTGCTGCTACTTACGACCCCCGCCGTGCCGTTGGACCCACCGCCGCCACCGCCACCGCCACCGCCACCGCCACCGCCACCGCCACCGCCACCGCCAGGCTTGATTATGTTGCAGAGGTACGGGTGACAGCCGCCGTAGTCGCCCGACCTTGAGCCAGGCGTCTTGTTCTGGTTTCCGCCCAACGGGCCGCCCGGCTCGCTACGGCCCTCGCCGTCGTCGACGTACATACCCATGGAGTCACTGGAGGTCACGGGCGTGTTGTTGGCGTACGCATAGCCATTGAGCGACTGATGCTGGTCCAGGACGAGCGCCGGGTCGACGCTGATGAACTGGCCGATCTCCGTGTCGTATTCACGCGCCCCGATGTGAGTGAGGCCCGTGGTCTTGTCGGCTGTCTTGTTCAGGAAGCCCTTGTCCGTCGGCCACGTGCCGACCGAGCCGCCGCGCTCCGCCCCGAACGGGCTCATGAAGCGCTTGGTGATCGCCTGTGTGGCGTCGGAGGCGATGCTCAGGCTCTGTGTCCCGTGCTGGTCGCCCGCGAGGAACGAGATCTTGGTGCTCTTCGACTCGTTGGAGCGGACGGCCACCGTGATGCCGCCGGCCGTGTAGGTGCGCTGAGCCCAGACGGTCTTGTCGGAGCGGCGGTGCAGTTCCGTGGCGCCGGCGTAGAGGATCCTCTCCCCGTCCGCCGTGTTACGGATCAGTAGTTCGCCGTCCGCGTCGTACAAGTAGTCCGTCGTCTTGGTGCCCTCGGTGAGGGTGCCGAGCCGGTTCTCCGCGTTCCAGGCCAAGCTCTGCTGGCCCGTGGTGCCCGGACGTTGGGTCGTATTGCCGGTGGAGTCGTAGCCGTAGACCTTGTCCTTGGCGGGGTCGGCCGTGCCGCAGTCGCCTGCCCTCTTGGTCGTGTAGCGGAGGGTGTGCGGCTGCTGGGTGGAGGTGTAGCAGTAGGTCGTCGTGGTGTCGCCCGCGGCGGCGTGCTGGGTCTCCGTCTGACGCTGGCCGGCACCGGTGAACGTGTACGAAGTCCAGTACGGGGCGGGCCCGGACAGTTGCTTCGCGTCGCGCGGGTCGGCGCACTTCTGGGAGGCCGGGGTCCATGCCTCGGTCATCCGGCGGTAGCCGTCGTAGGCGAAGCACTGGGTCTCACCGGACGACGTGCCGCCGAGCGTGGCCGGGTCGGCGATCGACGTGACGTTGCCGGCCTGGTCGTAGGTGTAGGTCAGGCTTTGCGGGCTGTACGAGTGGGTGTCGGTGGTGACGTGGCTGTTGAGCAGCCGGCCGGTTCCCTCCTCGTACGTGTTGCCGACATAGACGTTCTTGTCGCCGGTGCCGCCCAGGCCCAGCTTGAGCTGACCGACCTGCCCGAGGGCGGAGTAGGCGATGTTCTGGACGTATCCGGTGAGTCCCTTCACCGAGGTGAGCTGACCCAGGTCACCGTAACCGAACTTGATGTCTTCGCCGGGCAGTCCACCGAGCGCCGGTTCGGAGACGGTGTCCGTCGTGCCATCGTTGCGGTACGTGGTGGAGTAGGTCAGCTTGCCACCCGTGAGGTGCTCGGTGAGAGCGTCGCCGACGGGCAGCGTGAGTTCCGTCGACAGGGGTCGGCTGAGCGTGTCGTACGCGGTGATGGTCTTGGTGTAGGGCGAGCCGGTCTCACCGCCGACGTAGCGTGTGGACGAGGTCGCGTATCCCTTCAGGAGCGAGTCGTACACCCGCTTGGTGAGCAGGTTCTCGGGCTTCTGCTCCCCCGCGTAGGTGGCCGTGGGGCGGCCGATGCTGTCGTAGGAGGTGCTGACGCTCTTGCCCCCGGCGGTTGTCTTCACCGGCCGGTCGAGCAGGTCGTATTCGGTGGTGCTCTTGCCCTTGTCCGGGTCGGTCACATCCTTCTGCCGGCCGAGCAGGTCGTAGGTGTACGCCCAAGCGGAGCTGTCCGGCCCCTTGATGGTGGCCTGCTTGCCGTCCGCGGTGTACGTGAACCGGGTCGACGTGTACGACGCGCCGAGCGTCGCCCCGTAGTCCTTGTCGGCCGTGCTGGCGCCCGCGTACTCCCGGCGCTCCGTGGTCAGTCCGCGGGCGTCGGTGATGACACGAGTGGCCGAGCCCCCGTCGAGTGCCGTGGTTGCGGCGGAGTCACCGGTGTAGGTGCTGGTCGTCTTCTGCTTCTCGACGCCGAAGACGAGGAGAGCGCTGGAGACGGACCGTTCGGCGCCGTCGAAGGTGATCACGTTCTGCGCCGGCGCCTGGCCACTCAGGGCACGCGTGTACACACCCTCCGGCGCCTTGGACTTGTCGTAGATGTCGGCGAACGTCTGGTAGGCGAGGCCGCGCGAGTCGTAGCGGGTGTCGGTGAGGAGCCTGCCTCCGAGCACGCTCGGCTGCTGGGTCTGCAGAGGACGCAGCTGTGAGTCGTAGATCGTGTAGCTGGTCTTGTACGTCTGACCGTCTGCCTTGAGCGTGGCACTGGCGACCCAGGACGGCGCGGTGTTGCTGAGGCTGTACGTGTAGTGGCTGTTCGGAACCTTTGCCGCGCTGTCGCGGTCGGGCAGCCAGACATCCGTCAGACGGCCGAGCGCGTCGTAACCGAGTTCCGTCTTCTTCAGGTTCGCGTCGTAGATGCGGAGGGGCATTCCTCGGCGCGGATCGACGAAGGTGACGTTCTGGTGCGACAGCGCGTTGGCCTGCACGGTCTTGGTCAGTGGACCGGCAGCGGCGGGACTGTACGCCGTGGTGGTCGACTTCGCGTCGGCGTTGGTGACCTTCGTCGACCGGCCGAGGGTGTCGTACTCGGTCGTCGTCCCCTTCTCCCAGGTGACAGCGCCGGCCGTGCCGTAGGCCGTGGCCCGTCCGGCCCAGGTCGCGAGGCCCTTGGTCGGCTGCATGGACGAGCTCCAGGCAAGACCGTCGTACGCGGTCGCGGTGTCGGACAGAACGTTGCCCCGAGTGCCGTCAGCCGCCTCCAGTTTCAGGTCCGTCTCCGCGAAGGAGCAGTCGAGGGCCACCGTGCGCTTACGGGCGACGAGGCCGCTGAGACCCAGCGCGTCGTTGTCGGCGTACCAGATCTCGGCGCAGGTCTCGTCACCCGACTTGGCGAGATCGCCGGAGTCGAGGACCTTGGTCTCGCGGCCCTTGCCGTCGAAGGTGATCGTCTCCACCGCGCTGGACCGCCAGGTCTTGGGCACGGTGAGGTAGGTGTACGAGGTGGCCTTCTTCGTACGGATGA contains the following coding sequences:
- a CDS encoding dehydrogenase with NAD(P)-binding domain and groES-like domain (identified by MetaGeneAnnotator; putative;~sequence version:1); this encodes MHGSAAKLTFAVDPSQSKAYLAYLWLEWHGVTPASPSEVDEPAKRKGWKLRTGRSYLANQSGRSWNG
- a CDS encoding sensor histidine kinase (Histidine kinase; pfam07730;~Signal transduction histidine kinase [Signal transduction mechanisms];~identified by MetaGeneAnnotator; putative;~sensor histidine kinase [Streptomyces venezuelae ATCC10712]), whose protein sequence is MAKGEFRRRRAESRRGGRPTGLSLIPWLLLGLGALSHLISGNAPNPWIGGLGLLTFNTLYIAVVIRAFHPRTRETPLTWGLLIALGAVTFGLTIGYGESWLLLFPLLGLAVGAVTRRGRMLRLITIPLTAAVAAVTFIKASWDSFGVVYGTFISIMVTATILALDQTVNELRETREELARAAVEKERLRFSRDLHDLLGHTLSVIVVKSEAARRLAPRDLDAALAQITDIESVGRQALTEIREAVTGYREGSLTTELDRARDALSSAGIEPVVRQSGPPLEPQTEALLGWVVRESATNAVRHSGATRCEIEIGGGPERVRLTVTDNGTGAGSAGTAAGTSGSGLKGLHERLAAAGGTFTSGPLPQGGFRVTAELPVEPAEAEPEDGGDHP
- a CDS encoding two-component system response regulator (C-terminal DNA-binding domain of LuxR-like proteins. This domain contains a helix-turn-helix motif and binds DNA. Proteins belonging to this group are response regulators; some act as transcriptional activators, others as transcriptional repressors. Many...; cd06170;~DNA binding residues [nucleotide binding];~Response regulator receiver domain; pfam00072;~Signal receiver domain; originally thought to be unique to bacteria (CheY, OmpR, NtrC, and PhoB), now recently identified in eukaroytes ETR1 Arabidopsis thaliana; this domain receives the signal from the sensor partner in a two-component systems; cd00156;~dimerization interface [polypeptide binding];~identified by MetaGeneAnnotator; putative;~intermolecular recognition site;~phosphorylation site [posttranslational modification];~two-component system response regulator [Amycolatopsis mediterranei U32]), with protein sequence MMRGALALLLGMEPDIEVVAQVGRGDQIVEAALTARPDVALLDIELPGRSGLDAAADLRDEVPDCRVLILTTFGRPGYLRRAMEAGAVGFLVKDGPVEDLAEAIRKALRGETVIDPALAAAALSAGPNPLTARERDALGASVDGATIADIATKLHLSESTVRNYLSSAIGKTGTRNRMEAVRAARQQGWL
- a CDS encoding hypothetical protein (identified by MetaGeneAnnotator; putative;~sequence version:1), whose amino-acid sequence is MADRAAWLRVLGRVADRQSEVGLVSCPDCGQDQLEVRYIVKHESRIGYVLLWCGKCLHGISVSRVRAPEGAPTWSIDDPASVEGVPNFARYE